CCGGCACCTACCGTCGGCGCATGGCACCAGAACCACCCGGCGAGCGGCTGCAGCGTCGACTCGGCCTGCTCCCGGACCCCGACCGTGGCGAGCACACCTCCGACACTGACGACGAGGATGACCCGAATTCGTTGCTGCCGCGTTGGCTTCCTGACGGTGCAGCCGAGGCGGGCTGGCTTGCCAAAGTGCGGGCCGACCCGGGCCGGGCCGGTGCGGTTGCCTTGGCGGTCATCGCTGCGGTGGCGGTGCTCATCACGGTGTTCACCGTGCTGCGTGATCAGCCTGCGCCAGTGCTGAGCGCGAAACTGCCACCGGTGGAGATGGTTTCGACAGCCAGTCCGCGCACCGACCAATCGGCCGCCGGCTCTGCGGCGCCGCCGGCCGAGCAGGTCGTGGTCAGCGTGGTCGGCCTGGTGCACAAGCCGGGTCTGGCGACGTTGTCGCCCGGATCCCGCATTGCCGATGCGCTGACCGCGGCCGGCGGGGCCCTCGACGGTGCGGATACGGTCGGACTGAATCTGGCCCGGCCCTTAGTCGATGGCGAACAGATCGTGGTCGGTCTGGCGCCGCCGGCAGGGCTACCGGTGCTGGGCAGTTCGGTGGGTGCCGTCTCGCCGGCGCCGGAAGCGCCCCGCACCAGCACCGCCCCAACCGGTCCCGAGCCCAAACATGAACCGGGCGAGCCGGTGAATCTCAACACCGCAACAGTCGAGCAGCTCGACGCCCTGCCCGGGGTGGGGCCGGTGACCGCGGCCGCGATCGTGGCCTGGCGCGACAGCCACGGGAAGTTCACCCGCGTCGATCAGCTCGGCGACGTCGACGGAATCGGCCCGGCGCGCTTGGAGAAGCTGCGTGCCCTGGTTCGTGTCTGAGCGTGACGTCGCCAGCGGCCGAACCGGCGCCGGCGGCCCGCCTCGACGTTCGGCTGGTGCCGGCGGCGGTGATGGGCTGGCTGGTCACCGCGGCCGGCATCCAGTGGCAGATCGGCGGCCTGCTGGCGGTGCTGTGTGCCCTGCTGGCGGTGGCTGCCGGGGTGTTGTGGTGGTACGCCGGACGGCGGGGGCGCCCCGGTTGGCGGCTGATGGGTGCGGCGGTTGCCGCGGCATCGATGGCGGGGGCGGGCTTCGGATGGGCTGTAGCGCTGCGTACCGCCTCCGTCGAGCACCACCCGATCGCCGCGCTGTGCGGCACGACCGCGACGGTGACGGTCACCCCGAGTGAGAGCCCACTGCCCGCCGGCGCGCGGCGGCTGATGTTCCGAGCCACCTTGCAGCGCCTCGACGACGTTGTCGCCTCGGGCCGGGTGTTGGTATTCGCCTCCAGCGCTGAGTTCGGCGAGGTGATGGTCGGCCAGTCGA
The window above is part of the Mycolicibacter sp. MU0102 genome. Proteins encoded here:
- a CDS encoding ComEA family DNA-binding protein, with the translated sequence MAPEPPGERLQRRLGLLPDPDRGEHTSDTDDEDDPNSLLPRWLPDGAAEAGWLAKVRADPGRAGAVALAVIAAVAVLITVFTVLRDQPAPVLSAKLPPVEMVSTASPRTDQSAAGSAAPPAEQVVVSVVGLVHKPGLATLSPGSRIADALTAAGGALDGADTVGLNLARPLVDGEQIVVGLAPPAGLPVLGSSVGAVSPAPEAPRTSTAPTGPEPKHEPGEPVNLNTATVEQLDALPGVGPVTAAAIVAWRDSHGKFTRVDQLGDVDGIGPARLEKLRALVRV